The following proteins come from a genomic window of Corynebacterium falsenii:
- a CDS encoding metal-sensitive transcriptional regulator — MQNDDAGVGAGAEACDGAGHDAGHDAVHGYLSDKQRYLTRLRRIEGQVRGIQRMVEEEQYCIDILTQISALQSALKSVSLALLDDHMGHCVLHAAQQGGDEAKEKLDEASAAIARLVK, encoded by the coding sequence ATGCAGAACGATGATGCTGGAGTTGGTGCCGGCGCCGAAGCTTGTGATGGTGCGGGGCACGACGCTGGGCATGACGCTGTGCACGGCTACCTGTCGGACAAGCAGCGCTACCTGACGCGCCTGCGCCGGATTGAAGGCCAGGTGCGCGGGATTCAGCGCATGGTGGAGGAGGAGCAATACTGCATCGACATCCTCACGCAGATTAGCGCGCTGCAGTCGGCCTTGAAGTCGGTGTCGCTGGCGCTGCTGGATGATCACATGGGGCATTGCGTGCTCCACGCGGCCCAGCAGGGCGGGGACGAGGCCAAGGAGAAGCTGGATGAGGCTTCCGCTGCGATTGCGCGGCTGGTGAAGTAG
- a CDS encoding MBL fold metallo-hydrolase, which translates to MAGNSEQQTGAQSGARSATGLRIDRVVTSGVFALDGGEWNVDNNIWVVGDDSECFVIDAAHEAQPIIDAVGDRKVLGVLCSHAHNDHITVAPQLARGLDTQIFVHPGDRMLWNETHPAFAPQQELHEGQHYRIAGTRLDVFNTPGHSPGSCTFYLPEAKVLFSGDTLFAGGPGATGRSFSDFPTIIDSIKHKLLTLPGDTEVYTGHGDATEIGEEAPHLEEWIARGY; encoded by the coding sequence ATGGCTGGCAACTCTGAACAACAGACCGGTGCCCAGTCTGGCGCCCGATCCGCAACGGGTCTGCGCATCGACCGGGTGGTCACCTCTGGCGTCTTTGCCCTCGACGGTGGCGAGTGGAACGTGGATAACAACATCTGGGTCGTCGGCGATGACTCGGAATGCTTTGTGATCGACGCCGCCCACGAGGCTCAACCCATCATTGATGCTGTCGGTGACCGGAAAGTCCTCGGCGTGCTGTGCTCCCACGCACACAATGACCACATCACGGTCGCACCCCAGCTCGCGCGGGGGCTGGATACCCAGATCTTCGTGCACCCGGGCGACCGGATGTTGTGGAACGAAACCCATCCGGCGTTCGCACCACAGCAGGAGCTTCACGAGGGCCAGCACTACCGCATCGCGGGCACTCGCCTAGACGTGTTCAACACCCCCGGCCACTCGCCGGGTTCGTGCACGTTCTATCTGCCGGAAGCGAAGGTGCTGTTCTCCGGAGATACGCTCTTCGCTGGCGGACCTGGTGCTACCGGGCGATCCTTCAGCGATTTCCCGACCATCATCGATTCGATCAAGCACAAGCTGCTGACGTTGCCGGGCGATACCGAGGTCTACACGGGTCACGGAGACGCCACGGAAATCGGCGAGGAAGCTCCCCACCTCGAAGAATGGATTGCCCGCGGGTACTAA
- the dnaG gene encoding DNA primase — protein MARGRIPERDIAAIREQTPIEEVVGEYVQLKPGGVDSLKGLSPFKDEKTPSFHVRPNKGYFHCFSTGEGGDVFSFLMKMEHVTFPEAVEQCAERIGYRINYEGGGPGRREEPGTRQRLVAANKAAHEFYQQQFTSDVEGADVARQFLLDRGFTMDDAHHFGCGYAPAGWDKLTKHLLQKGFNFKELEAAGLSRMGQRGPIDRFHRRLLWPIKSVSGDVIGFGARKLFDDDKLGKYMNTPETMLYKKSKVLFGIGHAKKAIASSHQAVVVEGYTDVMAMHAAGVETAVAACGTAFGTDHLAMLRRFMLDDQFFRGEIIYVFDGDEAGQKAANRAFEGDQNLTGYSYVSVAPDGQDPCDMRQNHGDAAVRDLVARRVPLFEFVIRSIIAGYDTSSVEGQVNALRRMAPVLAAVRDEQIRMKYTQQAVQWVGVQDPDEMYAEVSKAIKSARAQKPKLELKQGAARAERRAQQEAEASRHGVASNESGRPNLRAVSGMERPNPADDVLFGPREVLKLALQEPQLAGTIFDLMPPESFLHPTYVAIAKAIASSGGAAKSAGGAGWIDQVAGALGDAMGAAVVSELAVEDIRCQQERLPYYASGVMARMQANWVANEIAEMKSRIQRMRADENKEEYFALFADVIALEKYHQSLLKRAEAYGEFTS, from the coding sequence ATGGCACGAGGACGTATTCCCGAGCGGGACATCGCGGCGATCCGGGAACAAACCCCGATCGAGGAAGTGGTGGGGGAGTATGTCCAACTCAAGCCCGGTGGCGTGGATTCCCTCAAAGGATTGAGCCCGTTTAAGGACGAAAAGACGCCCTCTTTCCACGTGCGTCCCAACAAGGGGTACTTCCACTGCTTCTCCACCGGCGAGGGCGGGGACGTGTTCAGCTTCCTTATGAAGATGGAACACGTCACCTTCCCCGAAGCTGTGGAACAGTGCGCCGAGCGCATCGGCTACCGCATCAACTACGAAGGCGGCGGACCGGGGCGGCGCGAGGAACCGGGAACCCGCCAGCGCCTCGTGGCCGCCAACAAAGCCGCGCACGAGTTTTACCAACAGCAGTTCACCTCTGACGTTGAGGGCGCCGATGTGGCGCGACAGTTCCTCCTCGACCGCGGCTTCACCATGGACGATGCCCACCACTTCGGGTGCGGTTACGCCCCCGCAGGCTGGGACAAGCTCACCAAGCACCTGCTGCAAAAGGGCTTTAACTTCAAGGAGCTGGAGGCCGCCGGGCTCTCAAGGATGGGACAGCGCGGCCCCATCGATCGCTTCCATCGCCGCCTCCTGTGGCCCATCAAGTCCGTTTCCGGGGATGTGATCGGCTTCGGCGCCCGCAAGCTGTTCGACGACGACAAGCTGGGCAAGTACATGAACACCCCAGAGACGATGCTGTACAAGAAGTCCAAGGTGCTGTTCGGCATCGGTCACGCGAAGAAGGCCATCGCGTCCTCCCACCAGGCCGTCGTGGTGGAAGGCTACACGGACGTGATGGCCATGCACGCCGCCGGAGTGGAAACCGCCGTGGCCGCCTGTGGCACCGCCTTCGGCACCGACCACCTGGCGATGTTGCGACGGTTCATGCTGGATGACCAGTTCTTCCGCGGTGAGATCATCTACGTCTTCGACGGCGATGAGGCGGGCCAGAAGGCCGCTAACAGGGCCTTCGAGGGCGATCAGAACCTCACCGGATACAGCTACGTCTCCGTGGCACCCGACGGGCAGGATCCGTGCGACATGCGACAGAACCACGGCGACGCCGCCGTGCGGGACCTCGTGGCGCGCCGGGTACCGTTGTTCGAGTTCGTGATCCGCTCCATCATCGCGGGATACGATACGTCGAGCGTGGAGGGACAGGTCAACGCCCTTCGGCGCATGGCGCCCGTGCTGGCTGCGGTGCGTGACGAGCAGATCCGCATGAAGTACACCCAGCAGGCCGTGCAGTGGGTGGGTGTGCAGGACCCGGACGAGATGTACGCCGAGGTCTCCAAGGCGATTAAGTCCGCCCGCGCGCAGAAGCCGAAACTGGAACTCAAGCAAGGTGCAGCCCGCGCCGAACGCAGAGCGCAGCAGGAGGCTGAGGCTAGTCGACACGGGGTGGCGTCGAACGAAAGTGGGCGACCTAACCTGCGGGCCGTCAGTGGCATGGAGCGGCCGAACCCGGCCGACGACGTGCTGTTCGGCCCCAGAGAGGTGCTCAAACTGGCGCTGCAGGAGCCGCAGCTTGCCGGTACGATCTTCGACCTCATGCCGCCGGAGAGTTTCCTCCATCCCACGTATGTGGCGATTGCGAAGGCTATTGCGTCTAGCGGCGGGGCGGCGAAATCCGCGGGCGGAGCTGGCTGGATCGACCAAGTCGCCGGCGCGCTCGGCGATGCGATGGGCGCGGCGGTGGTCAGCGAGCTGGCGGTCGAGGACATTCGGTGCCAGCAAGAACGGTTGCCGTACTACGCCTCGGGCGTCATGGCGCGGATGCAGGCCAATTGGGTGGCCAACGAGATCGCAGAGATGAAGTCGCGGATTCAGCGCATGCGCGCGGACGAAAACAAGGAAGAGTACTTTGCGCTGTTCGCGGACGTGATCGCGCTGGAGAAGTACCATCAATCGCTGCTCAAGCGGGCGGAAGCGTACGGGGAGTTCACCAGTTAA
- a CDS encoding RecQ family ATP-dependent DNA helicase, whose amino-acid sequence MPEHHDSTGAPGSESLRAEARSILRDLTGNDAADFRDGQFEAIEALVAKHQRVLVVQRTGWGKSAVYFVAARILRQRGAGPTVIISPLLSLMRDQVAAASRAGVRAATINSSNVTEWQEVVAQLNSNELDVLLISPERLNNPRFRNEVLGQLLSSLGMIVVDEAHCISDWGHDFRPDYRRIGTLLSELPAELPVLATTATANERVVDDVATQLGQSTRVIRGGLARDSLRLGVMPTQPMARRIAWLQQHLGELAGSGIIYVLTVSAAEDVARAISEAGWQVAAYTGRTDAEDREVLERRLQDNDVKALVATSALGMGFDKPDLGFVIHLGAPSSAVAYYQQVGRAGRATEHADVLLMPGAEDPDIWEYFATASMPDEEEANAVLGALRDSQGPLSIPAIEPMVGIKRSRLTLLMKTLQVDGAVEQVQGGFIATSRPWTYDAQRYAAVAEARQREAQGMIEYERSSTCRMRWLAEALDDPRARDCGRCDNCTAPWWDADVDDAATEKIRGELGRIGQPIDPRAQWPTGLPKVGLELKGKIPGEERSEEGRFIARFTDLGMGQQLREFLKPGGEDGPVTRSLAQACITVLSEWNWVERPEVVVSMPSDDRPRSLRSLAEGLATVGRLTDAGALSYISDPGPRDVNSAYRVRNLAASLHVPDHVADAVRGKVVLLVDLDFSSRWGFAWAARLLRLAGARAVLPFALAQRG is encoded by the coding sequence ATGCCAGAACACCACGACTCCACCGGGGCTCCTGGGTCCGAGAGCCTGCGCGCCGAGGCCAGGTCAATCCTCCGCGACCTGACCGGGAACGACGCTGCCGACTTCCGCGACGGGCAGTTCGAGGCCATCGAGGCGCTCGTCGCCAAGCACCAGCGAGTGCTCGTGGTGCAGCGGACGGGGTGGGGCAAGTCGGCCGTGTACTTCGTAGCCGCTCGGATTCTCCGACAGCGCGGCGCCGGCCCCACGGTCATCATCTCGCCCCTGCTGTCGCTAATGCGAGACCAGGTCGCCGCAGCGAGCAGGGCAGGGGTTCGGGCCGCGACTATCAATTCCTCCAACGTCACGGAGTGGCAAGAGGTCGTTGCGCAACTCAACTCCAATGAGCTGGATGTTCTGCTCATCTCTCCAGAACGGCTCAACAACCCACGGTTCCGCAACGAGGTGCTGGGCCAACTTCTCAGCAGCCTCGGCATGATCGTGGTCGACGAAGCTCACTGCATCTCTGACTGGGGTCACGATTTCCGCCCCGACTATCGGCGCATCGGCACGCTGCTCTCAGAACTTCCCGCCGAACTCCCCGTGCTGGCCACAACTGCGACCGCCAATGAGCGGGTGGTTGACGACGTCGCCACGCAACTGGGTCAGTCAACACGCGTGATCCGCGGTGGGCTCGCCCGGGATTCGTTGCGGTTAGGTGTGATGCCCACGCAACCCATGGCGCGAAGAATTGCCTGGCTGCAGCAGCACCTGGGGGAACTGGCCGGCAGCGGAATCATCTACGTCCTCACCGTGTCTGCGGCCGAGGACGTCGCACGCGCGATCTCCGAGGCCGGTTGGCAGGTAGCCGCATACACAGGGCGAACCGATGCGGAGGACCGGGAAGTTCTGGAGCGCAGGCTCCAAGACAACGACGTCAAGGCTCTCGTGGCAACGAGCGCCCTGGGCATGGGCTTCGACAAGCCAGACCTCGGCTTCGTGATTCACCTGGGTGCGCCATCGTCTGCCGTTGCGTACTACCAGCAGGTTGGTCGCGCGGGGCGCGCCACCGAGCACGCGGACGTGCTCCTCATGCCAGGCGCGGAGGATCCCGACATTTGGGAGTACTTCGCGACCGCATCCATGCCGGATGAGGAGGAGGCCAACGCTGTGCTCGGCGCTCTCCGTGACTCCCAGGGGCCGCTATCCATCCCAGCCATTGAGCCAATGGTGGGAATCAAGCGCAGTCGGCTGACCTTGTTGATGAAAACGCTGCAGGTCGATGGGGCGGTCGAGCAGGTACAAGGTGGGTTCATCGCAACCAGCCGGCCGTGGACCTACGACGCACAGCGCTACGCTGCCGTGGCCGAGGCACGCCAGCGAGAAGCCCAGGGGATGATTGAGTACGAGCGGAGCTCCACCTGCCGAATGCGCTGGTTAGCCGAGGCTCTTGATGACCCTAGAGCTCGCGATTGCGGTCGCTGCGATAATTGCACCGCGCCCTGGTGGGACGCCGACGTTGATGACGCCGCCACGGAGAAGATCCGAGGGGAACTCGGCCGGATCGGTCAGCCCATTGACCCGCGCGCGCAATGGCCGACGGGTCTTCCGAAGGTGGGACTGGAGCTTAAGGGCAAGATTCCTGGCGAGGAGCGCAGCGAGGAAGGTCGATTCATCGCACGCTTCACAGATTTGGGCATGGGGCAGCAGTTGCGGGAATTCCTTAAGCCGGGCGGCGAGGATGGTCCTGTGACGCGCTCGCTAGCTCAAGCGTGCATTACGGTCTTGTCAGAATGGAACTGGGTGGAACGCCCCGAGGTCGTGGTGAGTATGCCGAGCGATGATCGACCGCGGTCGCTGCGATCCTTGGCAGAAGGGCTCGCCACCGTGGGCCGCCTTACGGATGCAGGTGCACTGAGCTACATCAGCGACCCGGGCCCGCGGGACGTCAACAGTGCCTACCGAGTACGCAACCTAGCTGCGTCGCTGCACGTCCCTGATCATGTTGCCGACGCGGTCAGAGGCAAGGTGGTGTTGCTCGTGGATCTCGATTTCTCGTCCCGCTGGGGTTTTGCATGGGCAGCCCGGCTGCTCCGGCTCGCGGGGGCACGAGCCGTCTTGCCATTTGCGTTGGCGCAGCGAGGGTAA
- a CDS encoding heavy metal translocating P-type ATPase: MATIDLEIEGMTCASCANRIEKKLNKLDGVTASVNYATEKAHIDAEDAADGDVGADPASAQRYIDTVEKLGYHARVPAQQAEPTQAASSQPGQRGQADSGGSAADAGAPGSAGAATQNAATETGEQGIKDDPELTSLRQRLIGATVLSVPVILLAMIPPLQFTYWQWLSLTLASPVVLWAGWPFHRATWLNAKHGAATMDTLITVGTMAAYLWSLYALFFGSAGEPGMTHGWHIFVSGGDPAGDIYLEVASGVVTFVLAGRYFEKRSKRRAGDALRALTNLGAKDVAILTDGKETRVPISQLQVGMRFVVRPGEKIATDGTVIEGSSAINEAMLTGESVPVEVTPGDSVTGATINESGRLVVEATKVGSDTQLAQMAALIEQAQSGKADVQRLADKVSGVFVPVVMGISLLTLLVWLFVVHADAATAFSTAVAVLIIACPCALGLATPTALLVGTGRGAQMGVLIKGPEVLEQARGIDTIMLDKTGTVTTGTMSVQKVIPRGSGQGSTGTAEATKAAENAKATESTYSADDLLRIAGAVEDNSEHPIAKAIAEAAKKSLNDDSASLPATRDFHTTAGRGVRAMVTLPSSDSQNSSEPHEAEVTVGRGYVTGDDADVVASDIEGETSTTVPVSIDGRYCGTIVVADTIKDTSAEAIRRFQELGLTTVLLTGDSEAVAQSVAAEVGIDDVFAEVMPQDKVDAVKRMQQQGKVVAMVGDGVNDAAALAQADLGIAMGAGTDAAIEAADITLVRDDLDAAVDAVRLSRKTLRTIKMNLFWAFAYNTAAIPLAAFGLLNPMLSGAAMALSSVFVVSNSLRLRGFH, encoded by the coding sequence ATGGCAACCATCGATCTCGAGATCGAGGGCATGACGTGCGCGTCGTGCGCCAATCGCATCGAGAAGAAACTCAACAAGCTCGACGGCGTGACCGCCAGCGTGAACTACGCCACCGAGAAGGCGCACATCGACGCCGAGGATGCAGCCGACGGTGACGTTGGCGCTGATCCGGCCTCCGCGCAGCGCTACATCGACACCGTGGAGAAGCTGGGATATCACGCCCGGGTTCCCGCCCAGCAGGCTGAGCCAACTCAGGCCGCCTCGTCCCAGCCGGGACAGCGAGGCCAGGCTGATTCAGGGGGTTCTGCCGCCGATGCAGGCGCGCCGGGCTCCGCGGGCGCCGCCACCCAGAACGCCGCCACAGAAACCGGCGAGCAGGGCATCAAGGACGATCCCGAACTCACCAGCCTCCGCCAGCGCCTCATCGGCGCCACGGTGCTGTCCGTGCCAGTGATCCTGCTCGCGATGATCCCGCCGCTGCAGTTCACTTACTGGCAGTGGCTCAGCCTCACCCTGGCCTCCCCAGTGGTGCTCTGGGCTGGCTGGCCGTTCCACCGCGCCACGTGGCTCAACGCCAAGCACGGTGCGGCCACCATGGACACGCTCATCACCGTCGGCACGATGGCTGCCTACCTGTGGAGCCTCTACGCCCTGTTCTTCGGCAGCGCTGGGGAACCCGGCATGACCCACGGCTGGCACATCTTCGTCAGCGGCGGTGATCCCGCGGGCGACATCTACCTCGAGGTTGCCTCCGGCGTGGTCACCTTCGTCCTGGCCGGCCGCTACTTTGAGAAGCGCTCCAAGCGCCGCGCCGGTGATGCCCTCCGCGCCCTGACCAATCTCGGGGCTAAGGACGTCGCCATCCTCACCGACGGCAAGGAAACCCGCGTCCCGATCTCCCAACTGCAGGTCGGCATGCGCTTCGTCGTGCGCCCCGGCGAGAAAATCGCCACCGACGGCACCGTCATCGAAGGTTCCAGCGCCATCAACGAAGCGATGCTCACTGGCGAATCCGTGCCCGTCGAAGTCACGCCCGGCGATTCCGTCACCGGCGCAACCATCAACGAATCCGGCCGCCTCGTCGTAGAGGCCACCAAGGTGGGCAGCGACACCCAGCTCGCCCAAATGGCCGCCCTCATCGAGCAGGCACAGTCCGGCAAAGCCGACGTGCAGCGCCTTGCCGACAAGGTTTCCGGTGTATTCGTCCCGGTTGTGATGGGGATTTCCCTGCTCACGCTCTTAGTGTGGCTATTCGTTGTTCACGCCGACGCCGCAACGGCCTTTAGTACCGCAGTTGCTGTTCTGATCATTGCATGCCCCTGCGCCCTAGGCTTGGCAACACCCACCGCACTGCTGGTCGGTACCGGCCGTGGCGCGCAAATGGGCGTGCTCATCAAGGGGCCGGAAGTGCTGGAGCAAGCGCGCGGCATCGACACGATCATGCTGGACAAGACCGGCACCGTCACCACGGGAACCATGTCCGTACAGAAGGTCATCCCGCGCGGCTCCGGTCAGGGCTCGACTGGGACCGCTGAGGCGACTAAGGCCGCTGAGAACGCTAAGGCCACTGAGAGCACCTACTCCGCCGACGATCTTCTCCGCATCGCCGGTGCTGTGGAAGACAACTCCGAGCACCCCATCGCCAAGGCCATCGCCGAGGCCGCAAAGAAGTCGCTGAACGACGACTCCGCATCCCTGCCCGCCACTCGCGACTTCCACACCACCGCAGGTAGGGGAGTGCGGGCCATGGTCACCCTCCCCTCCAGCGACTCGCAAAACTCCAGCGAGCCCCATGAGGCCGAGGTCACCGTGGGTCGTGGTTATGTGACGGGGGATGATGCGGACGTTGTGGCGTCGGATATAGAAGGCGAAACCTCCACGACCGTGCCCGTCAGCATCGACGGACGCTACTGCGGCACGATCGTGGTGGCCGATACCATCAAGGACACGAGTGCTGAGGCGATCCGGCGCTTCCAGGAACTGGGGCTCACGACCGTGCTGCTGACCGGCGACTCGGAGGCCGTAGCGCAATCCGTGGCCGCTGAGGTGGGCATCGACGATGTGTTCGCGGAGGTCATGCCGCAGGATAAGGTCGACGCCGTCAAGCGGATGCAACAGCAGGGCAAGGTCGTGGCGATGGTCGGCGATGGCGTCAACGACGCCGCGGCGCTGGCTCAGGCCGACCTTGGCATCGCCATGGGCGCGGGTACGGACGCCGCGATCGAGGCGGCGGACATCACGCTGGTGCGCGACGATCTCGATGCAGCAGTGGACGCGGTGCGTCTGTCGCGCAAGACGCTGCGTACGATCAAGATGAACCTATTCTGGGCATTTGCTTACAACACCGCGGCTATCCCGCTGGCGGCGTTTGGGCTGCTGAACCCGATGCTGTCGGGCGCTGCGATGGCGCTGTCGAGTGTGTTCGTGGTGAGCAACAGCCTGCGACTGAGAGGATTCCACTGA
- a CDS encoding S-(hydroxymethyl)mycothiol dehydrogenase, with the protein MTTKVKGIISRAKNEPVEKTTIVIPDPGDNDVIVRIQACGVCHTDLAYKEGGITDDYPFLLGHEAAGVVEQIGDRVTHVKVGDYVVLNWRAVCGECRACKKGEPKYCFNTHNASKKMTLEDGTELEPALGIGAFAEKTLVHEGQCTKVNEDADPAVAGLLGCGVMAGLGAAVNTGQVGRGESIAVIGLGGVGMAAVAGASLAGATPIIAIDISDSKLKRAKEEFGATHTINSKDLSDEELINKVQEINGGFGTDVVVDAVGLPATYKQAFYLRDLAGRLVLVGVPTPEMNLELPLADVFGHGGALKSSWYGDCLPERDFPMYVDLFQEGRFPLDRFVDERVSLDDIEEAFEKMKSGDVLRSVVEL; encoded by the coding sequence GTGACGACCAAAGTGAAGGGAATTATCTCCCGCGCGAAGAACGAGCCGGTGGAAAAGACCACCATCGTGATCCCCGATCCCGGAGACAATGACGTGATCGTGCGAATTCAGGCCTGCGGCGTATGCCACACCGACCTGGCCTACAAGGAGGGCGGCATCACCGATGACTATCCGTTCCTCCTGGGGCATGAGGCTGCTGGCGTCGTCGAACAAATCGGTGATCGAGTGACCCACGTCAAGGTCGGCGATTACGTGGTGCTCAACTGGCGTGCAGTGTGCGGCGAATGCCGTGCCTGCAAGAAGGGCGAGCCGAAGTACTGCTTCAACACCCACAATGCTTCCAAGAAGATGACGCTCGAGGACGGCACCGAGCTGGAACCGGCGCTGGGCATCGGCGCGTTTGCCGAAAAGACCCTCGTGCACGAGGGACAGTGCACGAAGGTTAACGAGGATGCCGACCCGGCCGTGGCAGGTCTGCTGGGCTGCGGTGTGATGGCCGGCCTGGGTGCTGCGGTCAACACCGGCCAGGTCGGCCGCGGCGAGTCCATCGCCGTGATCGGCCTCGGCGGCGTGGGCATGGCGGCCGTGGCGGGAGCATCGCTGGCGGGTGCTACCCCCATCATCGCCATTGACATTTCCGATTCCAAGCTCAAGCGGGCCAAGGAAGAGTTCGGTGCCACGCACACCATCAACTCCAAGGACCTCAGCGACGAAGAGCTGATCAACAAGGTGCAGGAGATCAACGGTGGCTTCGGCACGGACGTGGTTGTGGACGCCGTCGGCCTGCCCGCAACCTACAAGCAGGCGTTCTACCTGCGCGATCTTGCCGGTCGCTTGGTGCTCGTGGGCGTTCCCACCCCGGAGATGAACCTCGAACTGCCCCTAGCGGATGTCTTCGGCCACGGTGGCGCGCTGAAGTCCTCCTGGTACGGCGACTGCCTGCCGGAGCGGGATTTCCCGATGTACGTGGACCTGTTCCAGGAGGGGCGTTTCCCGCTGGATCGCTTCGTCGACGAGCGCGTGAGCCTCGATGACATTGAGGAAGCCTTCGAGAAGATGAAGTCCGGCGACGTGTTACGAAGCGTGGTGGAACTGTAA
- a CDS encoding FAD-dependent oxidoreductase — protein MGGSSTHFDVLIIGSGFGGSVNALRLTEKGYSVGVLEAGRRFEDKEFAKNSWHIKDFLWAPKLGCFGIQRIHLLKDVMVLAGAGVGGGSLNYANTLYKPGSSYFQDKQWNTITDWEEELSPFYDQARKMLGVVDNPTMTPADKLTKQVAEEMGVGHTFRLTPVGVFFGAKTGLEGAPGKTVKDPYFGGVGPERTACTECGECMTGCRHGAKNTLLKNYLYLAEKGGAKVFDRTTVTDLEFDGNTWTVTTEATRTAWNRKKNTRTFTADNVIVAAGTWGTQSLLHRQKDKGNLPKISEKLGHLARTNSEALLGANRMTYDPDNDYSEGVAITSSFFPAPDTHIEPVRYGKGSNAMGLLQTLMTDGDKLQPRFLEFLKQLTLNVKEVPRIFDLRKWSQRTVINLVMQTRDNSLTTFTKKIGPFRTLSSKQGTGEPNPSWIPEGNKATRILASLMPKGFAGGVWSEVFNIPLTAHFLGGCVIGTSPEHGVVDPYHRVWGYPSLYVCDGSAITANPGVNPSLSITANAERSAAMWPNKGEEDPRPSQQEDYRRVAPVEPHSPVVPPSAPAALRLPITPVKTGSAQPVV, from the coding sequence ATGGGTGGATCATCGACCCACTTTGACGTGCTTATCATCGGCTCCGGCTTCGGCGGATCCGTCAACGCTCTTCGGCTGACGGAGAAGGGCTACTCCGTGGGAGTCCTCGAGGCCGGACGGCGCTTCGAGGACAAGGAGTTCGCCAAGAACAGCTGGCACATCAAGGACTTCCTCTGGGCACCGAAGCTCGGCTGCTTCGGGATTCAGCGCATCCACCTCCTCAAGGACGTCATGGTCCTCGCCGGCGCCGGTGTGGGCGGCGGTTCCCTCAACTACGCCAACACGCTGTACAAGCCGGGATCGTCGTACTTCCAAGACAAGCAGTGGAACACCATCACGGATTGGGAGGAAGAGCTCTCCCCCTTCTACGACCAAGCCCGGAAGATGCTCGGTGTGGTGGACAACCCCACGATGACGCCCGCAGACAAGCTCACCAAGCAGGTCGCTGAGGAAATGGGCGTGGGCCATACCTTCCGGCTCACACCGGTTGGTGTGTTCTTCGGCGCCAAGACAGGGCTCGAGGGGGCACCTGGGAAGACGGTGAAAGATCCCTACTTTGGTGGCGTCGGGCCCGAAAGAACAGCCTGCACCGAATGTGGCGAGTGCATGACGGGATGCCGCCACGGAGCAAAGAACACCCTGCTGAAAAACTATCTTTACCTGGCCGAAAAGGGTGGCGCCAAGGTCTTCGACCGCACGACCGTCACCGATCTCGAGTTCGATGGGAACACCTGGACCGTCACCACCGAGGCCACCCGCACGGCGTGGAACCGGAAGAAGAACACGCGGACGTTCACGGCGGACAACGTCATCGTGGCCGCGGGCACGTGGGGCACCCAGAGCCTGCTGCACCGCCAGAAGGACAAGGGCAACCTGCCGAAGATCTCGGAGAAGCTGGGCCACCTCGCCCGCACGAACTCCGAGGCACTTCTGGGCGCGAACCGGATGACGTACGACCCCGACAACGATTACTCCGAAGGCGTGGCCATTACGTCCTCGTTCTTCCCCGCCCCGGACACGCACATCGAGCCGGTGCGCTACGGCAAGGGCTCCAACGCGATGGGGCTGCTGCAAACCCTCATGACGGACGGCGACAAGCTGCAGCCACGGTTCCTGGAATTCCTCAAGCAGCTCACTTTGAACGTCAAGGAAGTGCCGAGGATCTTCGATCTGCGGAAGTGGTCGCAGCGCACCGTCATCAACCTGGTGATGCAAACGCGCGACAACTCGTTGACGACGTTCACGAAGAAGATCGGCCCGTTCCGCACGCTGTCCTCGAAGCAGGGCACCGGGGAGCCGAATCCCTCGTGGATTCCGGAGGGCAATAAGGCCACGCGCATCCTGGCCAGCCTCATGCCCAAGGGCTTTGCCGGTGGGGTGTGGTCTGAGGTGTTCAATATCCCGCTGACGGCGCACTTCCTCGGCGGATGCGTGATCGGCACCTCGCCGGAACACGGTGTGGTGGATCCCTACCACCGCGTGTGGGGTTACCCCAGCCTCTACGTGTGCGATGGTTCCGCGATCACCGCCAACCCCGGTGTGAACCCCTCGCTGTCCATTACCGCCAACGCCGAGCGGTCCGCGGCCATGTGGCCGAATAAGGGTGAGGAGGATCCCCGCCCGAGCCAGCAGGAGGACTACCGCCGCGTGGCGCCGGTCGAGCCGCACAGTCCTGT
- a CDS encoding single-stranded DNA-binding protein, giving the protein MAIRTQQSISGFIATDPQLTMTDRGEARFYARFGQENFHREEDGSFTKLEPSFHNLVMYRATAERAFERFTKGDSFVAEGYAHEYSYERDGQSLSGEEFVAKKIGHDTARTRYEVDRAPRKVAAQETVQREQERAFDPPVSRPTTNTPMLGR; this is encoded by the coding sequence ATGGCTATCCGTACCCAGCAGTCCATCTCTGGTTTCATCGCCACCGACCCGCAGCTGACGATGACCGATCGCGGGGAAGCCCGCTTCTACGCGAGGTTCGGTCAGGAGAACTTCCACCGCGAGGAGGACGGCTCGTTCACAAAGTTGGAGCCGAGCTTCCACAACCTCGTCATGTACCGGGCTACCGCCGAACGCGCTTTCGAGCGGTTCACCAAGGGCGACAGCTTCGTCGCAGAGGGATACGCCCACGAGTACTCCTACGAACGGGACGGTCAGAGCCTGTCGGGTGAAGAGTTCGTGGCCAAGAAGATCGGCCACGACACCGCCCGCACCCGCTACGAGGTCGATCGTGCTCCCCGCAAGGTCGCCGCCCAGGAGACCGTGCAGCGTGAGCAGGAGCGTGCGTTCGACCCTCCAGTCTCGCGGCCGACCACCAATACGCCGATGCTCGGCCGCTGA